A genomic region of Anaerolineales bacterium contains the following coding sequences:
- a CDS encoding ATP-binding cassette domain-containing protein: MEVAKTENVTRVYTIGAVETQALRGVSLSIENGEFAALVGPSGSGKTTLLQLLGCLDRPTSGRVIINGKDVSQLNRNQRADMRRGTIGFIFQFFALIPTLTAYENVELPLLLTGKPPAERKDRVTGLLAS; this comes from the coding sequence ATGGAAGTCGCCAAAACTGAGAACGTCACCCGTGTGTACACGATCGGCGCCGTCGAGACGCAGGCGCTGCGCGGCGTCAGCCTGTCGATCGAGAACGGTGAATTCGCGGCGCTGGTCGGTCCCTCTGGCTCGGGCAAGACAACCCTATTGCAGCTCCTGGGTTGCCTCGATCGGCCGACGAGCGGCCGGGTGATCATCAACGGCAAGGATGTCAGCCAGCTCAACCGCAATCAGCGGGCGGACATGCGCCGGGGCACGATCGGGTTCATCTTCCAATTCTTCGCCTTGATCCCGACCCTCACGGCCTACGAGAACGTCGAGCTGCCCTTGCTGCTCACCGGAAAGCCTCCGGCGGAACGGAAGGACCGTGTGACGGGACTTCTCGCGTCT